In one window of Camelina sativa cultivar DH55 chromosome 15, Cs, whole genome shotgun sequence DNA:
- the LOC104745398 gene encoding ubiquitin carboxyl-terminal hydrolase 13 isoform X1: MTMMTPPPLDQQEDEEMLVPNPDLVEGPQPMEVAQTETAATTVENPPAEDPPSLKFTWTVPMFTRLNTRKQYSEVFVVGGYKWRILIFPKGNNVDHLSMYLDVADASSLPYGWSRYSQFSLAVVNQVHSRYSIRKETQHQFNARESDWGFTSFMPLSELYDPTRGYIVNDTVLIEAEVAVRKVLDYWSYDSKKETGFVGLKNQGATCYMNSLLQTLYHIPYFRKAVYHMPTTENDAPTASIPLALQSLFYKLQYNDTSVATKELTKSFGWDTYDSFMQHDVQELNRVLCEKLEDKMKGTVVEGTIQKLFEGHHMNYIECINVDYKSTRKESFYDLQLDVKGCKDVYASFDKYVEVERLEGDNKYHAEGHDLQDAKKGVLFIDFPPVLQLQLKRFEYDFMRDTMVKINDRYEFPLQLDLDREDGKYLSPDADKSVRNLYTLHSVLVHSGGVHGGHYYAFIRPTLSDQWYKFDDERVTKEDVKRALEEQYGGEEELPQNNPGFNNPPFKFTKYSNAYMLVYIRESDKDKIICNVDEKDIAEHLRVRLKKEQEEKEDKRKYKAQAHLFTTIKVARDDDIAEQIGKNIYFDLVDHEKVRSFRIQKQTPFQQFKEEVAKEFGVPVQQQRFWIWAKRQNHTYRPNRPLLPNEELQTVGQIREASNKANNAELKLFLEIERGPDDRPISPPEKSHEDILLFFKLYDPVNAVLRYVGRLMVKSSSKPMDIVGQLNKMAGFAPDEEIELFEEIKFEPCVMCEHLDKKTSFRLCQIEDGDIICYQKPLRIQESECLYPDVPSFLEYVQNRELVRFRTLEKPKEDEFILELSKLHTYDDVVERVAEKLGLDDASKLRLTSHNCYSQQPKPQPIKYRGVDHLSDMLVHYNQTSDILYYEVLDIPLPELQGLKTLKVAFHSATKDEVVIHNIRLPKQSTVGDVINELKTKVELSHQDAELRLLEVFFHKIYKIFPSTERIENINDQYWTLRAEEIPDEEKNIGPNDRLIHVYHFTKEPGQNQQVQNFGEPFFLVIHEGETLEEVKTRIQKKLHVPDEDFAKWKFASFSMGRPDYLQDTDVVYNRFQRRDVYGAWEQYLGLEHIDNAPKRAYAANQNRHAYEKPVKIYN, translated from the exons ATGACTATGATGACTCCGCCGCCGCTTGAT CAGCAGGAAGACGAGGAAATGCTTGTACCGAATCCGGATTTGGTCGAGGGACCTCAGCCTATGGAAG TTGCCCAAACTGAGACTGCTGCTACCACTGTGGAGAATCCGCCAGCCGAGGATCCTCCAAGTCTGAAATTCACGTGGACCGTCCCTATGTTCACTAGGCTCAATACCAGGAAGCAATACTCTGAAGTATTTGTTGTTGGAGGTTATAAATG GCGTATATTGATTTTTCCCAAAGGAAACAATGTTGACCATTTGTCCATGTACTTGGATGTTGCTGACGCGTCCAGTTTGCCGTACGGGTGGAGCAGATATTCACAGTTCAGTCTGGCTGTAGTGAATCAAGTTCACAGCAGATATTCCATCAGAAAAG AGACGCAACATCAATTCAACGCAAGAGAAAGCGATTGGGGGTTTACATCATTCATGCCTCTCAGCGAGCTCTATGATCCCACTCGAGGGTATATAGTGAATGACACTGTTCTGATTGAAGCTGAAGTTGCTGTGCGTAAAGTTCTTGATTACTGGTCATATGACTCAAAGAAAGAGACTGGTTTTGTTGGACTTAAAAACCAAGGTGCTACCTGTTACATGAATTCTCTCCTGCAGACGTTATACCACATACCTTACTTCAGAAAG GCTGTGTATCACATGCCAACGACTGAAAATGATGCACCGACCGCTAGTATCCCATTGGCGCTCCAAAGTTTGTTTTACAAACTTCAGTATAATGACACCAGTGTAGCCACAAAGGAGCTGACAAAATCGTTTGGGTGGGATACATATGATTCTTTCATGCAACATGATGTCCAAGAACTCAACCGAGTTCTCTGTGAAAAGCTCGAGGACAAGATGAAG GGAACTGTTGTGGAGGGGACAATACAAAAGCTATTTGAGGGTCACCACATGAATTACATTGAGTGCATTAATGTAGATTACAAATCTACTCGAAAAGAATCATTCTATG ACCTCCAGCTTGATGTTAAGGGCTGCAAAGATGTATATGCTTCTTTTGACAAGTATGTTGAAGTCGAACGCCTTGAAGGAGACAACAAATACCATGCAGAAGGACATGATTTGCAG gATGCAAAAAAAGGTGTTCTATTCATAGACTTTCCACCAGTGCTTCAACTTCAGCTCAAGAGGTTTGAATACGATTTTATGCGGGACACAATGGTGAAG ATCAATGATCGGTATGAGTTTCCTCTGCAACTGGATCTCGATAGAGAGGATGGAAAATATTTATCCCCTGATGCAGACAAGAGTGTCCGCAATCTCTACACCCTCCAcag TGTCTTGGTTCATAGCGGAGGAGTGCATGGAGGGCATTATTATGCTTTTATTAGGCCAACACTTTCTGATCAGTG GTATAAATTTGATGATGAACGGGTAACGAAGGAAGATGTGAAAAGGGCACTGGAAGAGCAATatggtggtgaagaagag TTACCGCAGAATAATCCTGGTTTCAATAATCCACCTTTCAAATTCACAAAATACTCGAATGCGTACATGCTTGTTTATATTCGGGAAAGTGACAAGGATAAAATAATCTGCAACGTTGATGAAAAAGACATTGCGGAACATTTGCGG GTGAGGctgaaaaaagaacaagaagaaaaggaagataaaagaaaatacaagGCTCAAGCTCACCTTTTCACGACAATCAAG GTCGCAAGAGATGATGACATTGCTGAGCAAATTGGaaagaatatttattttgatcttgtTGATCATGAAAAAGTTCGGAGTTTTAGAATCCAGAAACAAACCCCCTTTCAACAGTTTAAG GAAGAGGTAGCCAAAGAGTTTGGCGTCCCGGTTCAACAACAGCGGTTCTGGATCTGGGCAAAGCGTCAAAACCATACTTATCGTCCCAATCGTCCCCTGTTACCTAATGAAGAATTACAGACG GTTGGACAAATAAGAGAGGCATCTAACAAGGCAAACAATGCTGAACTGAAGCTGTTTTTGGAAATAGAGCGCGGACCG GATGACCGCCCTATTTCTCCCCCAGAAAAATCTCATGAagatattcttcttttctttaagcTCTATGACCCTGTGAACGCAGTACTAAG ATATGTTGGCAGGCTCATGGTGAAAAGTTCCAGTAAGCCCATGGATATAGTAGGGCAACTGAATAAAATGGCCGGCTTTGCCCCTGATGAGGAAATAGAACTTTTTGAG GAAATAAAGTTTGAACCTTGTGTAATGTGCGAACATCTAGATAAGAAGACTTCTTTCAGACTGTGCCAA ATTGAAGATGGAGATATCATTTGCTATCAGAAACCTCTTCGTATCCAGGAGAGTGAATGTCTATACCCAGATGTGCCATCATTTTTGGAGTATGTACAGAATCGAGAG CTGGTGCGTTTTCGTACACtggaaaaaccaaaagaagacgAGTTTATTCTGGAGTT GTCAAAGCTGCACACTTATGATGATGTTGTCGAAAGAGTGGCTGAGAAGCTTGGCCTTGATGATGCATCGAAACTTAGGCTTACATCTCACAATTGCTACTCCCAGCAACCCAAGCCTCAGCCAATCAAATACCGTGGAGTAGATCATCTTTCAGATATGTTAGTTCACTATAATCAG acGTCTGACATTTTGTATTATGAAGTTCTGGACATTCCTCTTCCAGAATTGCAAGGTCTTAAGACTTTAAAAGTTGCTTTCCATAGCGCCACAAAGGATGAA GTGGTTATTCACAATATCAGACTACCTAAGCAGAGTACTGTTGGAGATGTTATTAATGAACTTAAAACAAAG GTGGAACTTTCGCATCAAGATGCAGAACTGAGGTTACTTGAGGTCTTTTTCCACAAGATCTACAAG ATATTTCCATCTACTGAAAGAATTGAGAACATCAATGACCAGTACTGGACTTTACGGGCAGAGGAG ATACCTGACGAAGAGAAGAATATTGGTCCCAATGATCGGTTAATCCATGTATATCATTTTACTAAAGAGCCCGGACAAAATCAG CAAGTACAAAATTTCGGCGAGCCCTTCTTTTTGGTAATCCATGAAGGTGAAACTTTAGAAGAAGTCAAGACCCGTATCCAAAAGAAACTTCATGTCCCTGATGAGGACTTTGCCAAG TGGAAGTTTGCATCATTTTCAATGGGACGACCCGATTACTTGCAGGACACAGATGTCGTTTATAATCGCTTTCAG AGAAGAGATGTGTACGGTGCGTGGGAGCAGTATCTTGGGTTGGAGCACATTGATAATGCTCCTAAAAGGGCTTATGCTGCAAATCAG AACCGACATGCATATGAGAAGCCggtgaaaatatacaattag
- the LOC104745398 gene encoding ubiquitin carboxyl-terminal hydrolase 13 isoform X5, producing the protein MTMMTPPPLDQEDEEMLVPNPDLVEGPQPMEVAQTETAATTVENPPAEDPPSLKFTWTVPMFTRLNTRKQYSEVFVVGGYKWRILIFPKGNNVDHLSMYLDVADASSLPYGWSRYSQFSLAVVNQVHSRYSIRKETQHQFNARESDWGFTSFMPLSELYDPTRGYIVNDTVLIEAEVAVRKVLDYWSYDSKKETGFVGLKNQGATCYMNSLLQTLYHIPYFRKAVYHMPTTENDAPTASIPLALQSLFYKLQYNDTSVATKELTKSFGWDTYDSFMQHDVQELNRVLCEKLEDKMKGTVVEGTIQKLFEGHHMNYIECINVDYKSTRKESFYDLQLDVKGCKDVYASFDKYVEVERLEGDNKYHAEGHDLQDAKKGVLFIDFPPVLQLQLKRFEYDFMRDTMVKINDRYEFPLQLDLDREDGKYLSPDADKSVRNLYTLHSVLVHSGGVHGGHYYAFIRPTLSDQWYKFDDERVTKEDVKRALEEQYGGEEELPQNNPGFNNPPFKFTKYSNAYMLVYIRESDKDKIICNVDEKDIAEHLRVRLKKEQEEKEDKRKYKAQAHLFTTIKVARDDDIAEQIGKNIYFDLVDHEKVRSFRIQKQTPFQQFKEEVAKEFGVPVQQQRFWIWAKRQNHTYRPNRPLLPNEELQTVGQIREASNKANNAELKLFLEIERGPDDRPISPPEKSHEDILLFFKLYDPVNAVLRYVGRLMVKSSSKPMDIVGQLNKMAGFAPDEEIELFEEIKFEPCVMCEHLDKKTSFRLCQIEDGDIICYQKPLRIQESECLYPDVPSFLEYVQNRELVRFRTLEKPKEDEFILELSKLHTYDDVVERVAEKLGLDDASKLRLTSHNCYSQQPKPQPIKYRGVDHLSDMLVHYNQTSDILYYEVLDIPLPELQGLKTLKVAFHSATKDEVVIHNIRLPKQSTVGDVINELKTKVELSHQDAELRLLEVFFHKIYKIFPSTERIENINDQYWTLRAEEIPDEEKNIGPNDRLIHVYHFTKEPGQNQQVQNFGEPFFLVIHEGETLEEVKTRIQKKLHVPDEDFAKWKFASFSMGRPDYLQDTDVVYNRFQRRDVYGAWEQYLGLEHIDNAPKRAYAANQNRHAYEKPVKIYN; encoded by the exons ATGACTATGATGACTCCGCCGCCGCTTGAT CAGGAAGACGAGGAAATGCTTGTACCGAATCCGGATTTGGTCGAGGGACCTCAGCCTATGGAAG TTGCCCAAACTGAGACTGCTGCTACCACTGTGGAGAATCCGCCAGCCGAGGATCCTCCAAGTCTGAAATTCACGTGGACCGTCCCTATGTTCACTAGGCTCAATACCAGGAAGCAATACTCTGAAGTATTTGTTGTTGGAGGTTATAAATG GCGTATATTGATTTTTCCCAAAGGAAACAATGTTGACCATTTGTCCATGTACTTGGATGTTGCTGACGCGTCCAGTTTGCCGTACGGGTGGAGCAGATATTCACAGTTCAGTCTGGCTGTAGTGAATCAAGTTCACAGCAGATATTCCATCAGAAAAG AGACGCAACATCAATTCAACGCAAGAGAAAGCGATTGGGGGTTTACATCATTCATGCCTCTCAGCGAGCTCTATGATCCCACTCGAGGGTATATAGTGAATGACACTGTTCTGATTGAAGCTGAAGTTGCTGTGCGTAAAGTTCTTGATTACTGGTCATATGACTCAAAGAAAGAGACTGGTTTTGTTGGACTTAAAAACCAAGGTGCTACCTGTTACATGAATTCTCTCCTGCAGACGTTATACCACATACCTTACTTCAGAAAG GCTGTGTATCACATGCCAACGACTGAAAATGATGCACCGACCGCTAGTATCCCATTGGCGCTCCAAAGTTTGTTTTACAAACTTCAGTATAATGACACCAGTGTAGCCACAAAGGAGCTGACAAAATCGTTTGGGTGGGATACATATGATTCTTTCATGCAACATGATGTCCAAGAACTCAACCGAGTTCTCTGTGAAAAGCTCGAGGACAAGATGAAG GGAACTGTTGTGGAGGGGACAATACAAAAGCTATTTGAGGGTCACCACATGAATTACATTGAGTGCATTAATGTAGATTACAAATCTACTCGAAAAGAATCATTCTATG ACCTCCAGCTTGATGTTAAGGGCTGCAAAGATGTATATGCTTCTTTTGACAAGTATGTTGAAGTCGAACGCCTTGAAGGAGACAACAAATACCATGCAGAAGGACATGATTTGCAG gATGCAAAAAAAGGTGTTCTATTCATAGACTTTCCACCAGTGCTTCAACTTCAGCTCAAGAGGTTTGAATACGATTTTATGCGGGACACAATGGTGAAG ATCAATGATCGGTATGAGTTTCCTCTGCAACTGGATCTCGATAGAGAGGATGGAAAATATTTATCCCCTGATGCAGACAAGAGTGTCCGCAATCTCTACACCCTCCAcag TGTCTTGGTTCATAGCGGAGGAGTGCATGGAGGGCATTATTATGCTTTTATTAGGCCAACACTTTCTGATCAGTG GTATAAATTTGATGATGAACGGGTAACGAAGGAAGATGTGAAAAGGGCACTGGAAGAGCAATatggtggtgaagaagag TTACCGCAGAATAATCCTGGTTTCAATAATCCACCTTTCAAATTCACAAAATACTCGAATGCGTACATGCTTGTTTATATTCGGGAAAGTGACAAGGATAAAATAATCTGCAACGTTGATGAAAAAGACATTGCGGAACATTTGCGG GTGAGGctgaaaaaagaacaagaagaaaaggaagataaaagaaaatacaagGCTCAAGCTCACCTTTTCACGACAATCAAG GTCGCAAGAGATGATGACATTGCTGAGCAAATTGGaaagaatatttattttgatcttgtTGATCATGAAAAAGTTCGGAGTTTTAGAATCCAGAAACAAACCCCCTTTCAACAGTTTAAG GAAGAGGTAGCCAAAGAGTTTGGCGTCCCGGTTCAACAACAGCGGTTCTGGATCTGGGCAAAGCGTCAAAACCATACTTATCGTCCCAATCGTCCCCTGTTACCTAATGAAGAATTACAGACG GTTGGACAAATAAGAGAGGCATCTAACAAGGCAAACAATGCTGAACTGAAGCTGTTTTTGGAAATAGAGCGCGGACCG GATGACCGCCCTATTTCTCCCCCAGAAAAATCTCATGAagatattcttcttttctttaagcTCTATGACCCTGTGAACGCAGTACTAAG ATATGTTGGCAGGCTCATGGTGAAAAGTTCCAGTAAGCCCATGGATATAGTAGGGCAACTGAATAAAATGGCCGGCTTTGCCCCTGATGAGGAAATAGAACTTTTTGAG GAAATAAAGTTTGAACCTTGTGTAATGTGCGAACATCTAGATAAGAAGACTTCTTTCAGACTGTGCCAA ATTGAAGATGGAGATATCATTTGCTATCAGAAACCTCTTCGTATCCAGGAGAGTGAATGTCTATACCCAGATGTGCCATCATTTTTGGAGTATGTACAGAATCGAGAG CTGGTGCGTTTTCGTACACTGGAAAAACCGAAAGAAGACGAGTTTATTCTGGAGTT GTCAAAGCTGCACACTTATGATGATGTTGTCGAAAGAGTGGCTGAGAAGCTTGGCCTTGATGATGCATCGAAACTTAGGCTTACATCTCACAATTGCTACTCCCAGCAACCCAAGCCTCAGCCAATCAAATACCGTGGAGTAGATCATCTTTCAGATATGTTAGTTCACTATAATCAG acGTCTGACATTTTGTATTATGAAGTTCTGGACATTCCTCTTCCAGAATTGCAAGGTCTTAAGACTTTAAAAGTTGCTTTCCATAGCGCCACAAAGGATGAA GTGGTTATTCACAATATCAGACTACCTAAGCAGAGTACTGTTGGAGATGTTATTAATGAACTTAAAACAAAG GTGGAACTTTCGCATCAAGATGCAGAACTGAGGTTACTTGAGGTCTTTTTCCACAAGATCTACAAG ATATTTCCATCTACTGAAAGAATTGAGAACATCAATGACCAGTACTGGACTTTACGGGCAGAGGAG ATACCTGACGAAGAGAAGAATATTGGTCCCAATGATCGGTTAATCCATGTATATCATTTTACTAAAGAGCCCGGACAAAATCAG CAAGTACAAAATTTCGGCGAGCCCTTCTTTTTGGTAATCCATGAAGGTGAAACTTTAGAAGAAGTCAAGACCCGTATCCAAAAGAAACTTCATGTCCCTGATGAGGACTTTGCCAAG TGGAAGTTTGCATCATTTTCAATGGGACGACCCGATTACTTGCAGGACACAGATGTCGTTTATAATCGCTTTCAG AGAAGAGATGTGTACGGTGCGTGGGAGCAGTATCTTGGGTTGGAGCACATTGATAATGCTCCTAAAAGGGCTTATGCTGCAAATCAG AACCGACATGCATATGAGAAGCCggtgaaaatatacaattag